One genomic segment of Rhizobium gallicum bv. gallicum R602sp includes these proteins:
- a CDS encoding CYTH domain-containing protein, which yields MAKEIERKFLVRNDGWRAKAETKSILRQGYIASMDDRSVRVRILDGKRARLTIKIGRSTVTRDEFEYEIPVSDAEELMQSTIGLVIEKTRYRVPHDNFVWEVDVFAGAHRGLVIAEVEMKSENDDPSRPAWLGREVTGDFRYSNQALATEFEYDQDALSHTA from the coding sequence ATGGCGAAAGAGATCGAGCGGAAATTTCTGGTACGCAACGACGGCTGGCGCGCGAAGGCCGAGACGAAATCGATCCTCAGACAAGGTTACATCGCCTCGATGGACGACCGGTCCGTGCGTGTGCGCATCCTTGATGGAAAGCGCGCGCGGCTGACAATCAAGATCGGCCGCAGTACCGTCACCCGCGACGAGTTCGAATACGAAATCCCCGTTTCTGACGCCGAAGAATTGATGCAGAGCACCATTGGCCTGGTGATCGAAAAGACGCGTTACCGCGTTCCGCATGACAACTTCGTCTGGGAAGTCGATGTCTTTGCCGGTGCGCATCGCGGCCTGGTGATTGCTGAGGTGGAGATGAAGTCCGAAAATGACGATCCCTCCCGCCCCGCCTGGCTTGGCCGTGAAGTGACCGGCGATTTCCGCTATTCCAACCAAGCGCTCGCGACCGAATTCGAGTACGATCAGGATGCCCTTTCGCATACGGCCTGA
- a CDS encoding CHAD domain-containing protein has product MPFRIRPDFDFTDEFRRVATEQLERAIAVLEERPDGAHEAVHGFRKNVKRLRFLYRLVAKELPDFQNRQNARLRDTAKSLSSIRDAAALIGTAEYLQKGARGDAESEALSRVVTILQARRDWMTEAESGLQQKLHDTAISLKNAIAAVDKVSFKSNPRRNARMLAKSWQRTLRKGRTALDACHDTAAVEDFHELRKRTYDYRLYHALLRNLWPAAMKAKQDGAKDLAERLGHVNDLSVLSQLVEAEPQLFTRNEDLAHLLDAIIFHQQEERQRALADAGRVFADKPQREANRIEALWQLSRN; this is encoded by the coding sequence ATGCCCTTTCGCATACGGCCTGATTTCGATTTCACCGATGAGTTCCGAAGAGTGGCAACGGAGCAGCTTGAACGTGCCATTGCCGTTCTCGAGGAGCGGCCGGACGGCGCGCATGAGGCGGTCCATGGTTTTCGCAAGAACGTGAAGCGGCTGCGCTTTCTTTACCGGCTCGTTGCGAAAGAGTTGCCGGACTTTCAAAACCGACAAAATGCCAGGCTGCGCGACACCGCAAAATCGCTTTCATCGATCCGGGACGCAGCAGCCCTGATCGGCACTGCCGAGTATTTGCAAAAAGGTGCCCGCGGCGATGCAGAGAGCGAGGCGCTCAGCCGCGTCGTCACCATTTTGCAAGCACGGCGTGACTGGATGACGGAGGCCGAAAGCGGCCTTCAACAGAAGCTTCACGACACGGCCATCTCGCTAAAAAACGCGATCGCCGCAGTCGATAAGGTTTCTTTCAAGAGCAACCCGCGTAGAAACGCCCGCATGCTTGCCAAAAGCTGGCAGCGAACTTTGCGAAAGGGGCGGACAGCGCTTGATGCATGCCACGATACGGCAGCGGTCGAGGATTTTCATGAACTGCGCAAGCGGACCTATGACTACCGGCTCTATCACGCGCTGCTGCGCAATCTGTGGCCCGCCGCGATGAAGGCGAAGCAAGATGGAGCCAAGGATCTCGCAGAACGGCTCGGCCACGTCAACGATCTCTCGGTGCTTTCGCAACTGGTTGAGGCCGAGCCGCAGCTCTTTACGCGCAATGAAGATCTCGCCCACCTGCTCGATGCCATCATCTTCCACCAGCAGGAAGAGCGGCAACGTGCGCTCGCCGACGCCGGCCGCGTCTTTGCCGACAAACCGCAACGCGAGGCCAACCGGATTGAAGCACTCTGGCAGTTGAGCCGGAACTGA
- the trhO gene encoding oxygen-dependent tRNA uridine(34) hydroxylase TrhO, with protein MTDSINHTSPFLVAALYHFVSVPRFESLCAPLQTLCEENGVKGTLLLAHEGINGTIAGRDAGIEMVLAYLRAQPEFTALEHKESRASKMPFLRMKVKLKKEIVTMGIENIDPNKVVGTYVMPQDWNALISDPDTIVIDTRNDYETAIGTFRGAVDPKTKTFREFPEWVRQNTGLHNKPKIAMYCTGGIRCEKATAFMKEQGFEEVYHLKGGILKYLEEVPQEESLWDGACFVFDERVSVEHGLKEGEHKLCHACRNPITADEIASPLYEEGVSCSSCYHTRTEDDRLRYRQRQLQIALAKKRGQKHIGT; from the coding sequence ATGACCGACAGCATCAATCACACCAGCCCGTTCCTCGTGGCGGCGCTTTATCATTTTGTTTCCGTGCCGCGCTTCGAAAGCCTGTGCGCGCCACTGCAGACGCTTTGCGAAGAAAACGGCGTGAAGGGAACGCTGCTCCTTGCGCATGAAGGTATCAACGGGACGATCGCCGGGCGGGATGCTGGCATCGAAATGGTGCTCGCCTACCTGCGGGCGCAGCCGGAATTCACCGCCCTGGAGCACAAGGAAAGCCGCGCATCCAAAATGCCTTTCCTTCGCATGAAGGTAAAACTCAAAAAAGAGATCGTCACGATGGGCATCGAGAATATCGACCCCAACAAGGTCGTTGGGACTTATGTGATGCCGCAGGATTGGAACGCCTTGATATCCGATCCCGACACCATCGTCATCGACACGCGCAACGACTACGAAACGGCGATCGGCACCTTCCGTGGCGCCGTCGATCCGAAAACCAAGACATTCCGCGAGTTTCCCGAATGGGTGCGCCAGAACACAGGCCTGCACAACAAGCCGAAGATCGCCATGTACTGCACCGGTGGTATCCGCTGCGAAAAGGCAACTGCTTTCATGAAGGAGCAGGGTTTTGAGGAGGTCTACCACCTCAAGGGCGGCATCTTGAAATATCTGGAGGAAGTTCCGCAGGAGGAAAGCCTGTGGGATGGCGCCTGTTTCGTCTTCGACGAGCGGGTGTCGGTCGAGCACGGACTGAAGGAAGGCGAGCACAAGCTCTGCCATGCCTGCCGCAATCCGATCACCGCAGATGAGATCGCCTCGCCGCTTTACGAGGAAGGCGTTTCCTGCAGCAGCTGCTACCACACGCGCACTGAAGACGACCGGCTGCGCTATCGCCAGCGGCAACTGCAAATCGCGCTTGCCAAGAAACGCGGCCAGAAGCACATCGGGACTTAG
- a CDS encoding bifunctional diguanylate cyclase/phosphodiesterase → MPAFIRQKNQASGIGRHATVTGVLFSFAVMVAVVTVMVLTALSRVTDNANILDDERSRETTAGALKTFEAQLGATLNDYAAWDDAAVNVYATDGMAWTISNYGEMSSNSALFDVAIVIDDDKKPLMVYRDGQPMGSALDDFFAPSFWTLFDKVKAAGLESPEAVGFVGTKSGIAAVGVALVREKSGALNAPAGQRRYLIFARHLNDETIRSLGETYVIQGLKRVPAAYDAQYSVAIDDAAGKALGKLVWISRSPGDISYAQVRPTVVKALGLVGLFFAGLLVIGWLAGRRLKAEENNAREDALRDRLSGLSNREGLGIAVDDVVAKAKQTGKNVLLLYLDLDGFKEVNDSYGHGTGDQLIRAVAAGLKVLIPKGAVLARIGGDEFAIAFLSEGGNAEALQLSEQILDFLAEPLEIGRRVVVIGASIGIAMAAGGTIGREELVRRADLAMYKAKEAGRARMTLYDPAMDADREERNALELDLRVAIESGDLTLAYQPLIDASTHEMNGVEALVRWNRPGHGPVSPEVFIPIAETSGLIEALGLFVLRKACETAKQWPELRVAVNVSPGQFRNPAFTDYVRYVLKQTEIEAQRVTLEITEGYMIQNPQRTRQSIERLKTLGVKIALDDFGSGFSSIGYLRQFGFDRIKIDRSLVEGVTESDSQREMLQATVALARSLDIPVTAEGIETEEQALAVRLFGCDCLQGYFFSKPVPADRITEMLEARRALDAMPRQITAA, encoded by the coding sequence ATGCCTGCGTTCATTAGGCAAAAAAATCAGGCTTCGGGGATCGGCCGCCACGCAACTGTTACGGGTGTGCTTTTTTCCTTTGCGGTTATGGTCGCGGTCGTTACCGTCATGGTGCTGACGGCGCTGTCGCGCGTCACCGATAACGCCAATATTCTCGACGACGAACGTTCGCGTGAAACTACGGCCGGGGCTCTCAAGACATTCGAGGCGCAACTCGGCGCGACGCTGAACGACTATGCCGCCTGGGACGATGCGGCCGTCAATGTCTATGCCACAGATGGCATGGCATGGACGATCAGCAACTACGGCGAAATGTCCTCCAACAGCGCGCTTTTCGATGTGGCGATCGTCATAGATGACGACAAGAAACCGCTGATGGTCTATCGCGACGGCCAGCCGATGGGGAGCGCGCTTGACGATTTTTTTGCGCCATCGTTCTGGACGTTGTTCGACAAAGTGAAGGCCGCCGGGCTTGAATCTCCGGAAGCCGTGGGTTTCGTCGGCACCAAGAGCGGCATCGCGGCGGTCGGCGTTGCGCTCGTGCGCGAAAAATCCGGCGCGCTGAATGCACCTGCGGGACAGCGCCGCTATCTGATTTTTGCCCGCCATCTGAACGACGAGACGATCAGGAGCCTCGGGGAGACCTATGTCATCCAGGGATTGAAGCGGGTGCCAGCCGCCTACGACGCGCAATATTCCGTGGCGATCGATGATGCCGCCGGCAAGGCGCTCGGCAAACTCGTTTGGATTTCGCGTTCGCCGGGCGACATCAGCTATGCACAGGTGCGCCCGACGGTTGTGAAGGCACTCGGTCTCGTCGGGCTGTTCTTCGCCGGCCTGCTCGTCATAGGCTGGCTCGCCGGACGCCGACTAAAGGCGGAGGAAAACAATGCCCGCGAGGATGCGCTCCGCGATCGCCTCAGCGGGCTGTCGAACCGTGAAGGCCTCGGGATTGCGGTCGATGACGTCGTTGCCAAGGCGAAGCAGACTGGTAAGAACGTACTGCTTCTCTATCTCGACCTCGACGGCTTCAAGGAAGTCAACGATAGCTACGGGCATGGCACCGGTGATCAGTTGATCCGCGCGGTGGCTGCCGGCCTCAAGGTGCTGATCCCAAAGGGCGCGGTTCTGGCGCGTATTGGCGGCGACGAATTCGCGATTGCATTCCTGTCTGAAGGTGGCAACGCCGAGGCCCTGCAGCTTTCGGAACAGATTCTGGATTTCCTGGCGGAGCCGCTGGAAATCGGCCGGCGCGTCGTCGTCATCGGCGCCAGCATTGGCATCGCGATGGCTGCTGGCGGCACGATCGGCCGCGAAGAATTGGTCCGCCGTGCCGATCTTGCGATGTACAAGGCCAAGGAAGCGGGCCGGGCCCGCATGACGCTTTACGATCCCGCGATGGATGCCGACCGCGAGGAGCGCAATGCGCTTGAACTCGATCTGCGCGTCGCGATCGAAAGCGGCGATCTGACGCTTGCCTATCAGCCGCTGATCGATGCCTCTACACATGAGATGAACGGCGTCGAAGCGCTGGTGCGCTGGAATCGGCCCGGCCACGGACCTGTATCGCCGGAAGTATTCATTCCAATCGCCGAAACCAGCGGGCTTATCGAGGCTCTCGGCCTCTTTGTGCTGCGCAAGGCCTGCGAGACCGCCAAGCAATGGCCGGAGCTGCGCGTTGCCGTAAACGTTTCTCCCGGCCAGTTCCGGAATCCGGCCTTCACCGACTATGTTCGCTATGTCCTGAAACAGACGGAGATCGAGGCGCAGCGCGTAACGCTGGAGATTACCGAAGGATACATGATCCAGAATCCGCAGCGCACCCGGCAATCGATCGAGCGGCTGAAGACGCTCGGAGTTAAGATCGCGCTCGATGATTTCGGCTCAGGCTTTTCGTCAATCGGCTATCTCCGCCAATTCGGTTTCGACCGCATCAAGATCGACCGTTCGCTGGTCGAGGGCGTGACCGAAAGCGACAGCCAGCGCGAGATGTTGCAGGCAACCGTCGCGCTTGCCCGCTCACTGGATATTCCGGTGACGGCCGAGGGTATCGAGACAGAAGAGCAGGCGCTCGCCGTTCGTCTCTTTGGTTGCGATTGCCTGCAGGGCTATTTCTTCAGCAAGCCGGTGCCGGCAGACAGGATCACCGAAATGCTTGAGGCACGCCGTGCCCTGGACGCGATGCCGCGCCAGATAACCGCTGCCTGA
- a CDS encoding MetQ/NlpA family ABC transporter substrate-binding protein, producing MKKIILAAAFAAAFATAAAAETIKIGVTPGPHAQIMEKVKEVAAPKGLDIEILEFSDYVVPNQALADGELNANSFQHKPYLDNQVADRGFKIIDVAYTVNFPMGVYSKKVKSLDELADGATVAIPNDPTNGGRALLILADKGLIKLKDGASLKVGPADVTENAKNLKFAELDAAQLPRSLDDVDAAVINTNYALEAGLDPSKDPIAREGEKAPYVNVLAVNEKDKDQPWVKTLVEAYHSDAVKQFIADTFKGSVIAGW from the coding sequence ATGAAGAAAATCATCCTCGCGGCCGCCTTCGCAGCCGCCTTTGCGACTGCTGCCGCGGCCGAAACCATCAAGATTGGCGTGACGCCGGGTCCGCATGCACAGATCATGGAGAAGGTGAAGGAAGTTGCAGCGCCAAAGGGCCTCGACATCGAGATTCTGGAATTTTCCGACTATGTCGTGCCGAACCAGGCGCTTGCCGATGGCGAGTTGAACGCCAACTCGTTCCAGCACAAGCCCTATCTCGACAACCAGGTCGCCGATCGCGGCTTCAAGATCATTGACGTCGCCTATACAGTCAACTTCCCGATGGGCGTCTATTCCAAGAAGGTGAAGAGCCTGGACGAACTCGCTGATGGTGCTACCGTGGCGATCCCCAACGACCCGACCAATGGCGGCCGTGCTCTGCTGATCCTCGCCGATAAGGGGCTGATCAAGCTGAAGGATGGTGCGAGCCTGAAGGTCGGACCTGCCGATGTCACGGAAAATGCCAAGAATCTGAAGTTCGCCGAACTCGATGCCGCCCAGCTGCCGCGGTCGCTGGACGATGTAGATGCCGCTGTTATCAACACCAACTACGCGTTGGAAGCCGGCCTTGATCCCTCGAAGGATCCGATTGCCCGCGAAGGCGAAAAGGCGCCCTATGTCAATGTTCTGGCGGTCAACGAGAAGGACAAGGATCAGCCTTGGGTGAAGACGCTGGTCGAAGCCTATCACAGCGATGCCGTGAAACAGTTCATCGCCGATACGTTCAAGGGCTCGGTCATCGCAGGCTGGTAA
- a CDS encoding methionine ABC transporter permease: protein MSPDLLLLIGKATLDTLRMVAIAGFIGSLIGLPIGVFLATSGRGELFPAPSVNRVVGLIVNATRSTPFIILVVAIIPFTRLVTGTSIGTKAAIVPLTIATIPFFARLVEAAIRDVDKGLIEAARAMGATPMQIVRKVLLAEARPALTLSLTMTLVSLIGYSAMVGAVGGGGLGDLGIRYGYQRFMPDVMLVVVIVLILLVQAVQSAGDALARRFDKRSRKN, encoded by the coding sequence ATGTCTCCTGATCTTCTGCTTCTCATCGGCAAGGCAACGCTCGATACGCTGCGCATGGTGGCGATCGCCGGCTTCATCGGCTCGCTGATCGGGTTGCCGATCGGCGTGTTCCTGGCGACTAGCGGCCGCGGCGAGCTCTTTCCGGCGCCTTCCGTCAATCGCGTCGTTGGACTGATCGTCAACGCGACGCGCTCGACACCTTTCATCATCCTTGTTGTCGCGATCATCCCTTTCACGCGCCTCGTCACGGGCACGTCGATCGGCACCAAGGCGGCGATCGTACCGTTGACGATCGCAACCATTCCGTTCTTCGCGCGGCTCGTCGAAGCCGCCATTCGCGACGTCGACAAGGGCCTGATCGAAGCCGCCCGCGCCATGGGTGCGACCCCGATGCAGATCGTGCGCAAGGTGCTTCTCGCCGAAGCGCGTCCGGCGCTGACACTTTCGCTCACGATGACGCTGGTCAGCCTCATCGGCTATTCGGCGATGGTCGGCGCTGTGGGCGGCGGCGGGCTCGGCGATCTCGGCATCCGCTATGGCTACCAGCGCTTCATGCCGGATGTGATGCTGGTCGTCGTCATCGTCCTGATACTGCTCGTCCAAGCCGTGCAGAGCGCCGGCGATGCGCTTGCCCGCCGCTTCGACAAGCGATCCCGCAAGAATTGA
- a CDS encoding methionine ABC transporter ATP-binding protein: protein MHSDSSSAANAANTVLFEDVSKRFGAEEKSFTALDAVDFAVARGSITGIIGRSGAGKSTLIRLVNGLERPTSGKVIVDGVNVPDLDEAGLRALRRSIGMIFQHFNLLSSRTAFGNVALPLEIAGFDRDAIRTRVEPLLDLVGLSDKRDRYPAELSGGQKQRVGIARALATQPKLLLSDEATSALDPETTQSILELVKRINAELGLTVLLITHEMEVVKAVTSDVAVIDKGIIVERGRTFDVFTRPQHPTTRALLSGLPGSKLPAALASGLRPHKTQGGRVAVRITFFGRTAEQPLISQLIQTLGSDINIIAGTVDEIGGEPYGSLIIAYAADDATCAKADEFFKANGLVAEVLGYVS, encoded by the coding sequence ATGCATTCCGACTCTTCAAGCGCGGCCAATGCCGCAAATACCGTCCTCTTCGAAGACGTATCGAAACGCTTCGGCGCCGAGGAGAAATCGTTTACCGCACTCGATGCGGTCGATTTCGCCGTCGCACGCGGCTCCATTACTGGCATCATCGGGCGTTCCGGCGCCGGCAAGTCGACGCTGATCCGTCTTGTCAATGGCTTGGAACGTCCGACGAGCGGCAAGGTCATCGTCGATGGCGTCAACGTTCCCGATCTGGACGAGGCTGGCCTGCGTGCGCTCCGCCGTTCGATCGGCATGATCTTCCAGCATTTCAACCTTTTGTCCTCGCGCACCGCCTTCGGCAATGTGGCGCTGCCCCTGGAAATCGCCGGTTTCGACAGGGACGCCATTCGCACGCGCGTCGAGCCGCTGCTCGATCTCGTCGGGCTTTCCGACAAACGAGACCGCTATCCGGCAGAACTTTCCGGTGGCCAGAAACAGCGCGTCGGCATCGCCCGTGCGCTCGCCACGCAGCCGAAGCTTTTGCTTTCCGATGAAGCGACCTCCGCGCTCGATCCAGAGACAACCCAGTCGATCCTCGAGCTCGTGAAGCGCATCAATGCAGAGTTGGGGCTGACGGTGCTTCTGATTACCCATGAGATGGAGGTCGTCAAAGCCGTGACCAGCGACGTCGCGGTGATCGACAAGGGTATCATCGTCGAGCGCGGCCGCACCTTCGATGTCTTCACCCGGCCGCAACATCCGACGACGCGCGCATTGCTTTCCGGTTTGCCGGGCTCGAAGCTTCCGGCAGCGCTCGCATCCGGCCTGCGGCCGCACAAGACACAAGGCGGTCGCGTTGCCGTGCGCATCACGTTCTTCGGGCGCACTGCGGAACAGCCGCTGATCTCGCAGCTTATCCAGACGTTGGGTTCGGATATCAACATCATCGCCGGAACAGTCGACGAGATTGGCGGCGAGCCCTACGGCTCGCTTATCATCGCCTATGCAGCGGATGATGCGACTTGCGCGAAAGCGGATGAATTCTTCAAGGCGAACGGTCTCGTTGCGGAGGTGCTCGGCTATGTCTCCTGA
- a CDS encoding GH1 family beta-glucosidase, which produces MIEPKTLAARFPGDFTFGVATAAFQIEGASKADGRKASIWDAFCNMPGRVYDRHNGDIACDHYNRLEQDLDLIKDMGVEAYRFSIAWPRIIPDGTGPVNEAGLDFYDRLVDGCKARGIKTFATLYHWDLPLLLAGDGGWTARSTAYAFQRYAKTVMARLGDRLDSVATFNEPWCIVWLSHLYGIHAPGERNMQAALHAMHYMNLAHGLGVEAIRAEAPKVPAGLVLNAMPVIPGSQSKADIAAGERAHQFHNGAFFDPVFKGEYPSEFVEALGDRMPIIEDEDMKIISQKLDWWGLNYYTPLRVADDPVKNGDFPWTAEAPRASDVKTDIGWEVYAPGLKHVVEDLYRRYELPECYITENGACYNMDVVNGEVDDQPRLDYYSDHLAVVADLIKDGYPMRGYFAWSLMDNFEWAEGYKMRFGLVHVDYDTQVRTVKKSGKWYRQLASQFPAGNHKAG; this is translated from the coding sequence ATGATCGAGCCTAAGACACTCGCCGCCCGCTTTCCGGGCGATTTCACCTTTGGCGTCGCGACGGCTGCCTTCCAGATCGAAGGTGCCAGTAAAGCGGATGGGCGCAAGGCGTCTATCTGGGATGCCTTCTGCAACATGCCGGGCCGTGTCTATGACCGCCATAATGGCGATATTGCCTGCGATCACTACAACCGGCTCGAACAGGACCTTGACCTGATCAAGGACATGGGTGTCGAGGCCTATCGCTTCTCGATCGCCTGGCCGCGCATCATTCCGGATGGAACCGGGCCTGTGAACGAAGCCGGCCTCGATTTCTACGACCGCCTCGTCGACGGTTGCAAGGCGCGTGGCATCAAGACCTTCGCGACGCTTTATCACTGGGACCTGCCGCTGCTGTTGGCAGGCGACGGCGGCTGGACGGCGCGCTCCACGGCCTACGCCTTTCAGCGCTACGCAAAGACGGTCATGGCGCGTCTCGGCGACCGGCTCGACAGCGTCGCCACCTTCAACGAACCATGGTGCATCGTCTGGCTCAGCCATCTCTACGGCATCCATGCGCCGGGCGAGCGCAACATGCAGGCAGCGCTTCACGCCATGCACTACATGAACCTTGCGCACGGTCTTGGCGTCGAGGCGATCCGCGCCGAGGCGCCGAAGGTGCCAGCCGGCCTGGTGCTGAATGCGATGCCCGTCATTCCGGGATCGCAGAGCAAGGCGGATATTGCAGCGGGCGAACGCGCGCATCAGTTCCACAACGGCGCTTTTTTCGATCCGGTCTTCAAGGGCGAGTATCCGAGCGAGTTCGTGGAAGCGCTCGGCGACCGCATGCCCATCATCGAAGATGAAGACATGAAGATCATCAGCCAGAAGCTCGATTGGTGGGGCCTCAACTACTACACGCCGCTGCGTGTCGCCGACGACCCGGTGAAAAACGGCGATTTCCCCTGGACGGCCGAAGCGCCGCGTGCCAGCGACGTGAAGACAGATATCGGCTGGGAGGTTTATGCGCCCGGCCTCAAGCACGTCGTTGAAGACCTCTATCGTCGCTATGAACTGCCGGAATGCTACATCACCGAAAACGGCGCCTGCTACAACATGGATGTGGTCAATGGCGAGGTCGATGACCAGCCGCGCCTCGATTATTACAGCGATCACTTGGCCGTCGTTGCCGACCTCATCAAGGACGGCTACCCGATGCGCGGTTACTTCGCCTGGAGCCTGATGGACAACTTCGAATGGGCGGAAGGCTACAAGATGCGTTTCGGCCTCGTGCATGTCGATTACGACACCCAGGTGCGTACCGTGAAAAAGAGCGGTAAGTGGTACCGGCAACTGGCAAGCCAGTTTCCGGCGGGCAATCACAAGGCGGGTTGA
- a CDS encoding Gfo/Idh/MocA family protein, with protein MAIEGSTEQAREPRIRLGMVGGGAGAFIGAVHRIAARIDDQYELIAGALSSTPEKAIASGRDLGLHPSRTYASYREMAIREAKLKNGIEAVSIVTPNHVHYDAAKEFLRRGIHVICDKPLTSNLADAKRLKKVADESGALFILTHNYTGYPMVRQAREMIANGELGDIRIVQAEYPQDWLTEPVEQSGAKQAVWRTDPAQSGAGGSTGDIGTHAYNLASFITGLELDSLAADLDSFVEGRRLDDNAHVLLRFKAKANEKPAKGMLWCSQVAPGHENGLKIRVYGTKGGFEWVQADPNYLWYTPFGEPKRLITRNGAGSGAAAARVSRIPSGHPEGYLEAFATIYAEAAHAINAHKKGKTVAKAVVYPTVDDGVKGVAFVEACVASSKRNGAWVKV; from the coding sequence ATGGCAATTGAAGGATCAACGGAACAGGCGCGCGAGCCGCGCATCCGCCTCGGCATGGTCGGCGGCGGAGCGGGTGCTTTCATCGGCGCCGTGCATCGCATAGCGGCCCGCATCGACGATCAATACGAGCTCATCGCAGGTGCGCTGTCGTCGACACCGGAAAAGGCGATCGCATCGGGCCGCGATCTCGGCCTCCACCCGTCGCGCACCTACGCGAGCTACCGGGAAATGGCGATCCGCGAGGCGAAGCTTAAGAACGGCATCGAGGCGGTCTCGATCGTCACGCCGAACCATGTTCACTACGATGCAGCCAAGGAATTCCTGCGCCGGGGCATCCACGTCATCTGCGACAAGCCGCTGACATCAAATCTTGCCGATGCCAAAAGACTGAAGAAGGTCGCCGACGAGAGCGGCGCGCTGTTCATCCTGACGCACAATTACACCGGCTATCCAATGGTCCGTCAGGCGCGCGAGATGATTGCCAATGGCGAACTCGGCGATATCCGCATCGTGCAGGCCGAATATCCGCAGGACTGGCTGACAGAGCCTGTCGAGCAGAGCGGTGCCAAGCAGGCCGTCTGGCGCACCGACCCGGCGCAGTCGGGCGCAGGTGGCTCGACCGGCGATATCGGCACGCATGCCTATAATCTTGCCTCCTTCATCACCGGCCTCGAACTCGATAGTCTCGCGGCCGATCTCGATAGTTTCGTCGAAGGCCGTCGCCTGGACGATAACGCTCACGTGCTTCTGCGCTTCAAGGCAAAAGCCAACGAGAAGCCGGCCAAGGGCATGCTCTGGTGCAGCCAGGTGGCTCCCGGTCATGAGAATGGGCTGAAGATCCGCGTTTACGGCACCAAGGGCGGCTTCGAGTGGGTGCAGGCTGACCCCAACTATCTCTGGTACACGCCGTTCGGCGAGCCGAAGCGGCTGATTACCCGCAACGGCGCGGGTTCCGGTGCCGCCGCTGCCCGCGTCTCACGCATTCCATCCGGTCATCCGGAAGGCTACCTTGAAGCCTTCGCGACGATCTACGCGGAAGCGGCGCATGCGATCAATGCGCACAAGAAAGGCAAAACGGTCGCCAAGGCTGTGGTCTATCCGACCGTCGATGACGGCGTGAAGGGCGTTGCCTTCGTCGAGGCCTGCGTTGCTTCGTCGAAGCGGAATGGGGCTTGGGTCAAGGTCTGA
- a CDS encoding sugar phosphate isomerase/epimerase family protein: MKTIKGPGLFLGQFAGDAAPFNSWDAITKWAADIGYKGVQVPTWAGQLIDLKKAASSKDYCDEFAGKARENGIEITELSTHLQGQLVAVHPAYDEAFDGFAAPEVRGNAKARQEWAVEQVKMALTASTHLGINAHATFSGALAWPFIYPWPQRPAGLVETAFDELARRWKPILDHADSCGVDVCYEIHPGEDLHDGVTYEMFLERVGNHPRANMLYDPSHYVLQCLDYLDNIDIYKDRIKMFHVKDAEFNPTGRQGVYGGYQGWVDRAGRFRSLGDGQVDFGAVFSKMTANNFDGWAVVEWECALKHPEDGAREGAEFVKAHIIRVTEKAFDDFAGSGTDQAANRRMLGL, encoded by the coding sequence ATGAAAACGATCAAAGGGCCCGGGCTATTCCTCGGGCAGTTTGCGGGCGATGCCGCGCCATTCAACTCATGGGATGCGATCACCAAATGGGCGGCTGATATCGGCTACAAGGGCGTGCAGGTTCCGACCTGGGCCGGTCAGTTGATCGATCTGAAGAAGGCTGCCAGCTCCAAGGACTATTGTGACGAATTCGCCGGCAAGGCGCGCGAAAACGGTATCGAGATCACCGAGCTTTCGACCCACCTGCAAGGCCAGCTGGTGGCCGTGCATCCCGCCTACGACGAGGCCTTTGACGGCTTTGCCGCACCGGAAGTGCGCGGCAATGCGAAGGCGCGGCAGGAATGGGCGGTCGAGCAGGTCAAGATGGCGCTGACAGCCTCCACGCACCTCGGCATCAACGCGCATGCGACCTTTTCAGGTGCGCTTGCCTGGCCCTTCATCTACCCGTGGCCGCAGCGTCCGGCCGGTCTTGTCGAAACGGCCTTTGATGAGCTTGCCCGCCGCTGGAAGCCGATCCTCGACCATGCCGACTCGTGCGGCGTCGACGTCTGCTATGAAATCCATCCCGGCGAGGATTTGCATGATGGCGTCACCTACGAGATGTTCCTGGAGCGGGTCGGCAACCATCCGCGCGCCAACATGCTCTACGATCCATCGCACTATGTCCTGCAGTGCCTCGACTATCTCGATAACATCGACATCTACAAGGATCGCATCAAGATGTTTCACGTCAAGGATGCGGAGTTCAATCCAACCGGGCGTCAGGGCGTCTATGGTGGATACCAGGGCTGGGTCGATCGCGCTGGCCGCTTCCGCTCGCTCGGCGACGGCCAGGTGGATTTCGGCGCCGTCTTCTCGAAAATGACGGCCAACAATTTCGACGGCTGGGCCGTTGTCGAATGGGAATGCGCGCTGAAGCATCCGGAAGACGGGGCGCGTGAGGGTGCTGAGTTCGTCAAGGCACACATCATCCGCGTCACGGAGAAGGCCTTCGACGATTTTGCCGGCAGCGGTACGGACCAGGCGGCGAACCGCCGCATGCTCGGGCTCTGA